From Nicotiana tabacum cultivar K326 chromosome 15, ASM71507v2, whole genome shotgun sequence, the proteins below share one genomic window:
- the LOC142169949 gene encoding uncharacterized protein LOC142169949: protein MAEDSELWDVICDGPFVPTKNSGNPAVTVPKTRKEFNDADRKAIKKNFRAKKILVCGISPDEYNRILACQSAKEIREAIQATHEGTTQVKQSKIDMLTTEYELFRMKDDESIQDMHTRFTYIINELHSLGEIIPRNKLVRKILSVLPSSWESKVNAIIEAKDLQKLTIDELVGNLKTYEMKKKKDNERREPKREKNLVLKTNINDSSGEDGDMTYLTRRLQKMPGYFIKDCRLLKQDQFKHNTDKAAKRNPVPDKCFKRKNVVDNVVKQALDAWGDSSSESKEDNDHGDSSMISRNLKSYSPKKLMSLANVLIDAYHNVINDKNFLTVELGEAEQSRDDLVVVVVDLKETIESLKEDKDALTEKITNVEHGRDDLVVVVVDLKETIECAKKDKEVLIEKVASLELERDDLVVVVVDLKETIESVEKEKDVLTKRVANAQLERDDLLAIVVDLNDTIKALKVKGSNQQWYMDSGCSKHITGSTNDFLSLKALQGGSYNLLRVSQICDKGNNVEFVSQICTVTNLVTGEVVLVVKRYKNIYVADFESLQNGDLNCLSDVDDDVEFMA, encoded by the exons atggctgaagattccGAGCTCTGGGACGTCATCTGTGATGGACCCTTTGTTCCCACAAAAAACAGTGGTAACCCTGCTGTAACTGTTCccaaaacaagaaaagaatttaATGATGCCGACCGGAAAGCCATAAagaagaattttcgtgcaaagaaaatccttgtcTGTGGTATTAGTCCTGATGAATACAATAGGATATTGGCATGTCAGTCAGCCAAGGAAATCCGAGAAGCTATCCAGGCAACTCATGAAGGAACAACACAGGTCAAGCAatccaagatcgacatgctcacaACTGAATACGAGTTATTCAGGATGAAAGATGATGAATCCATCCAAGATATGCATACTCGCTTCACCTATATCATTAATGAGCTCCACTCTCTTGGTGAAATTATTCCAAGAAACAAGCTTGTCAGGAAAATCCTTAGTGTGCTAcccagttcttgggaaagcaaagtgaaCGCCATTATAGAGGCGAAGGACTTGCAGAAGCTAACCATCGATGAACTTGTTGGCAATCTAAAAAcatatgaaatgaagaaaaagaaggacaatgaaagaagagagcccaaaaGAGAGAAGAACTTGGTCCTCAAGACAAACATCAATGATTCAAGTGGTGAGGATGGTGATATGACTTACTTGACAAGAAGACTTCAGAAGATG CCAGGATACTTCATCAAGGACTGTCGCCTCCTAAAGCAGGATCAATTCAAGCACAACACAGACAAAGCAGCCAaaaggaacccggttcctgatAAATGCTTCAAGAGAAAGAATGTCGTTGACAATgttgtgaaacaagctcttgATGCATGGGGAGATTCCTCCAGTGAATCTAAAGAAGATAATGATCATGGTGACAGTTCAATGATATCA agaaatctgaaatcttatTCTCCTAAAAAACTAATGTCTTtggcaaatgtgctaatagatgcATACCACAAcgttataaatgataaaaattttCTAACTGTGGAATTAGGAGAAGCAGAACAATCTAGAGATGACCTGGTAGTCGTTGTGGTAGACTTGAAAGAAACTATTGAGAGTTTGAAAGAAGACAAAGATGCCCTAACTGAAAAAATCACAAATGTAGAACATGGAAGAGATGATCTAGTAGTTGTTGTGGTTGATTTAAAGGAAACAATTGAGTGTGCTAAGAAAGATAAAGAGGTCTTAATTGAAAAGGTTGCTAGTTTAGAACTTGAGAGAGATGACTTAGTAGTAGTGGTAGTTGATTTGAAGGAAACCATTGAGAGtgtagaaaaggaaaaagatgtCTTAACCAAAAGAGTTGCAAATGCTCAGCTTGAGAGAGATGATCTACTAGCTATAGTAGTGGATTTGAATGACACTATTAAGGCACTAAAAG TGAAGGGGAGCAATCaacaatggtacatggatagtggttgctcaaagcACATAACTGGAAGCACAAATGATTTTCTTTCACTGAAAGCCctacaaggagggagt TACAACTTGCTAAGAGTTTCCCAAATCTGTGACAAGGGAAACAATGTGGAATTTGTGTCACAAATATGTACAGTCACAAACCTAGTGACTGGTGAGGTGGTGCTAGTAgtaaaaagatacaaaaatatatatgttgctgattttgagtctcTGCAGAATGGTGATCTCAACTGTCTAagtgatgttgatgatgatgttgaattTATGGCATAG